In Methanomicrobium antiquum, one DNA window encodes the following:
- a CDS encoding GDP-mannose 4,6-dehydratase produces MKKILITGISGFVGGYFVDYVKKTHCNLEICGISRNLPDWDFVDAGASSITHYKADLNDLNLIKKIIEETEPDYILHLAAQSSVAESWKTPVDSFLNNTNIFLNIIERISKNPPLTDSTL; encoded by the coding sequence ATGAAGAAGATATTAATTACCGGAATCAGCGGATTTGTTGGCGGATATTTTGTTGATTATGTCAAAAAAACTCACTGCAATCTTGAAATATGTGGAATCAGCAGAAATCTGCCGGACTGGGATTTTGTAGATGCAGGAGCTTCTAGTATCACTCATTATAAGGCAGATTTAAATGATCTGAATCTTATAAAAAAAATAATAGAAGAGACTGAACCTGATTATATTCTTCACCTTGCAGCGCAGAGTTCGGTTGCAGAAAGCTGGAAGACCCCTGTTGATTCGTTTTTGAATAACACCAATATTTTTCTGAATATAATTGAGAGAATTTCGAAAAACCCCCCACTTACCGATAGTACTTTATAG
- a CDS encoding IS5 family transposase, which translates to MSNFANFAFKDEYARIVSKGDKLGEVEKIIDWECFRPILYPLFLNKTGLGGRPNYDEILMLKLLLLQQWYSLSDPELERQANDRISFRNFLNYPLKIPDHSTIWFFRERLVTAEISDKIWNELQRQIEEKGISITRGVIQDASFITSDPGHAKKDKPRGEEAQTRRSKDGKWSKKGNKSYFGYKIHTLIDKEYLMIRRFTTTPANVHDSKIDLSKKGETVYRDKGYFGVKPKASMDKTMKRATRNNPLKEKDNRRNRAISRTRSLVELPYAVIKRTFHGGHVLQTTAKRVHVKNLFSCLAYNLYRLKGLQQ; encoded by the coding sequence ATGAGTAACTTTGCTAATTTTGCTTTTAAAGATGAATATGCGCGGATTGTCTCAAAAGGAGATAAGTTAGGTGAAGTTGAAAAAATAATTGACTGGGAATGTTTTAGACCAATCCTGTACCCTTTATTCCTGAACAAAACAGGACTTGGTGGAAGGCCCAACTACGACGAAATATTGATGCTCAAATTGCTTCTTTTGCAACAATGGTATAGCCTTTCAGATCCCGAATTGGAAAGACAAGCCAACGATAGAATCTCTTTTCGAAACTTTCTGAACTACCCATTAAAAATTCCAGATCACTCGACAATTTGGTTTTTTAGAGAGAGATTAGTAACAGCTGAGATCTCAGATAAAATCTGGAACGAATTACAGAGACAGATTGAAGAAAAGGGAATATCAATTACTCGCGGAGTTATCCAGGATGCTTCATTTATTACGTCAGATCCAGGTCATGCCAAGAAAGATAAACCACGAGGAGAGGAAGCCCAAACAAGAAGGTCAAAAGATGGAAAATGGAGTAAAAAGGGAAATAAATCATATTTTGGCTATAAAATTCACACTCTGATTGATAAGGAATATCTAATGATTCGTCGATTTACTACAACTCCTGCTAATGTTCATGATAGTAAAATCGATCTTTCAAAAAAGGGTGAGACAGTGTACCGCGATAAGGGATATTTTGGGGTTAAGCCAAAGGCTTCAATGGATAAAACTATGAAAAGGGCAACAAGAAACAACCCATTGAAAGAGAAAGACAATCGGAGAAACAGGGCAATATCCCGAACTAGGTCTTTGGTTGAATTACCTTATGCAGTGATTAAGCGTACTTTCCATGGAGGTCATGTTTTGCAAACAACGGCCAAAAGGGTACATGTCAAGAATTTATTTTCGTGTTTGGCTTACAATTTGTATCGACTAAAAGGATTGCAACAATGA
- a CDS encoding GDP-mannose 4,6-dehydratase: protein MGKCRDFSYPLDTVRRIDKGTRVLSVGSSEQYGIVKNSDLPLKETKQQNPQNPYAVARVSQELLAGIYAEGYGLDICCTRSFNHCGAGQKDKFVISSIVKQFAMISKGLQEPVLHIGNGSIIRDFLDARDVCVAYGLLLKSGRRGEVYNICSGTGRSILEIIEILSGMYNIPVEVRQESSQIRPIDNPMIVGDYSKINSETGWEPKISFEKSLSSIYEYWMKHI from the coding sequence TTGGGAAAATGTAGGGATTTTAGTTATCCTCTTGATACTGTGAGGAGAATTGACAAGGGCACAAGAGTTTTATCTGTTGGGTCATCCGAGCAGTACGGAATTGTTAAAAATAGTGATCTGCCATTAAAAGAGACAAAACAGCAGAATCCACAGAATCCATACGCGGTTGCAAGAGTCTCACAGGAGCTTTTGGCAGGAATTTATGCAGAAGGATACGGACTTGACATCTGCTGTACACGCTCATTTAACCACTGCGGGGCAGGGCAGAAGGATAAGTTTGTTATAAGTTCGATTGTAAAGCAGTTCGCAATGATTTCAAAGGGTCTGCAGGAGCCTGTTTTACACATCGGAAACGGCTCAATTATCCGTGACTTTTTAGATGCCCGTGATGTATGTGTTGCATACGGACTTCTCTTAAAAAGCGGAAGAAGAGGTGAAGTCTATAACATATGCAGTGGCACCGGCAGATCGATTCTTGAAATTATTGAGATTTTATCCGGGATGTATAATATCCCGGTTGAAGTCCGCCAGGAAAGCTCACAGATTCGACCGATTGACAACCCTATGATTGTCGGAGATTATTCAAAAATAAATAGTGAAACCGGATGGGAGCCGAAAATCTCATTTGAAAAGAGTCTGTCTTCAATATATGAATACTGGATGAAGCACATATAA
- the gmd gene encoding GDP-mannose 4,6-dehydratase, giving the protein MTQQKKALITGLTGQDGSYLAELLLHKGYEVHGLIRRASTFNTSRIDHIYVDPHNPNAQMYLHYGDLADSEQINNIIYNVAPDEVYHLGAQSHVRVSFDIPEYTGNVTGLGTTRILEAIRRSRKDIRFYQASSSEMFGGATPPQDEETQFVPRSPYACAKVYSYWMAKNYREGYNMFASNGILFNHESPRRGETFVTRKITRGIASILAGKEKYLYLGNLEAKRDWGFSPEYVEAMWMILQADKPDDFVIGTGETHSINDFLDEAFSYVGLNIEDHVRIDQKYFRPTEVDALMANPDKSEKVLGWKAKVTFEDLVKIMMDSDMRAAGLEVPGEGDEIISKKFGEKWWKKD; this is encoded by the coding sequence ATGACACAACAGAAAAAAGCGTTAATAACCGGCCTTACAGGCCAGGACGGCTCATATCTTGCAGAGCTTCTTTTGCATAAAGGCTATGAGGTGCACGGTCTTATAAGACGTGCATCGACCTTTAACACATCAAGAATTGACCACATCTATGTTGATCCGCATAACCCTAATGCACAGATGTACCTTCACTACGGAGACCTTGCTGACTCTGAACAGATTAACAATATAATATATAATGTAGCGCCTGATGAGGTCTATCACCTGGGCGCCCAGAGTCATGTAAGGGTCAGTTTTGATATCCCTGAGTATACCGGCAATGTAACCGGCCTTGGAACAACCCGCATCCTTGAAGCGATAAGAAGAAGCAGAAAGGATATCAGATTTTACCAGGCATCGTCCAGTGAGATGTTTGGTGGTGCAACCCCTCCGCAGGATGAGGAGACACAGTTTGTTCCAAGAAGTCCTTATGCATGTGCAAAAGTGTATTCATACTGGATGGCAAAAAATTACCGCGAGGGGTATAACATGTTTGCCTCAAACGGTATTTTGTTTAATCACGAGTCGCCGCGACGGGGAGAGACATTTGTTACAAGAAAGATTACAAGGGGTATTGCATCTATTCTTGCCGGGAAAGAAAAGTATCTTTATCTTGGAAATCTTGAGGCAAAACGCGACTGGGGATTTTCACCTGAGTACGTTGAGGCTATGTGGATGATTCTTCAGGCAGACAAACCTGATGATTTTGTTATCGGAACAGGAGAGACTCACTCAATTAATGATTTCTTAGACGAAGCCTTCTCCTATGTCGGCTTAAATATTGAGGACCATGTAAGAATCGACCAGAAATACTTCCGCCCGACTGAGGTTGATGCTTTAATGGCAAACCCTGATAAATCCGAGAAAGTTTTGGGATGGAAAGCCAAAGTTACTTTTGAGGATCTTGTAAAGATAATGATGGACTCTGATATGCGTGCTGCAGGTCTTGAGGTCCCGGGCGAAGGTGATGAGATAATTAGTAAAAAGTTTGGCGAGAAGTGGTGGAAGAAGGACTGA
- a CDS encoding glycosyltransferase, translated as MEEGLIGDFGEKSLKTAIFHDYFGAIGGGEKVVLEMAGILNADIITTDTDAAGKIDSSVNIISLGSTIKYPPLKQISASIKFFNCDFSKDYDFFIFTGNWSHYAARRHHPNMWYCYTPVRAFYDLYQTFLNRQNFITRQVFRIWVLINRYFDKRSVEKIDNIVTISKNTQGRVLKYHGRESELIYPPVDVSKYSCKNYGDFWLSVNRIYPEKRIELQIEAFRNLPDEKLVIVGSYAKGDHASVYAEKISENLPENVEIIGEVTGEKLLNLYSHCRGFIATAIDEDYGLTPVEAMASGKAVVAVNEGGFRETVIDGKTGFLVDADVESIVKAVEKISESPEIYHDECIERAELFSLERFKKGIKEAVVNR; from the coding sequence GTGGAAGAAGGACTGATAGGGGATTTTGGTGAGAAATCCTTGAAAACTGCTATTTTTCATGATTATTTTGGTGCAATCGGCGGCGGCGAAAAGGTTGTATTAGAGATGGCAGGGATTTTAAATGCCGATATTATTACAACTGATACTGATGCCGCAGGAAAAATTGACAGCAGTGTAAATATCATAAGTCTTGGAAGCACTATTAAATACCCTCCATTGAAGCAGATCTCGGCTTCGATAAAATTTTTTAACTGCGATTTTTCAAAAGATTACGATTTTTTTATTTTTACAGGCAACTGGAGTCATTACGCAGCCCGCAGGCACCACCCCAATATGTGGTACTGTTACACACCGGTAAGGGCATTTTATGATTTATACCAGACTTTTTTAAACCGGCAAAATTTTATTACCAGACAGGTGTTTAGAATCTGGGTTTTAATCAACAGATATTTTGACAAACGTTCTGTTGAAAAGATTGATAATATTGTAACAATCTCAAAAAATACGCAAGGGAGGGTTTTGAAATATCACGGAAGAGAGTCTGAATTAATTTATCCTCCCGTAGATGTCTCCAAATATTCGTGCAAAAATTATGGTGATTTCTGGCTTTCTGTGAATCGTATTTATCCTGAGAAGCGGATTGAACTTCAGATTGAGGCATTTAGAAATCTGCCTGATGAGAAACTGGTAATTGTCGGCAGCTATGCAAAAGGTGATCACGCTTCAGTCTATGCTGAGAAAATTTCTGAAAATCTGCCTGAAAATGTGGAAATTATCGGAGAGGTAACCGGTGAGAAGCTGTTAAATCTTTATTCACACTGCAGAGGATTTATTGCAACAGCAATTGATGAAGACTATGGTCTGACACCTGTTGAGGCGATGGCTTCCGGAAAGGCAGTTGTCGCTGTAAATGAAGGCGGATTTAGGGAAACTGTTATTGATGGAAAAACCGGGTTTTTAGTCGATGCTGATGTGGAATCGATTGTAAAGGCTGTTGAAAAGATATCTGAATCGCCTGAAATTTATCATGATGAGTGTATTGAAAGGGCAGAGCTTTTCTCCCTTGAGAGATTTAAAAAAGGCATAAAAGAGGCGGTTGTTAACCGATAA
- a CDS encoding ABC transporter permease, whose protein sequence is MNFSLIMDFAKRDLTERYSGSLLGFLWNFIFPLANIIVYTFIFSSIMGAKLPGSSDVFSYGIYICAGILPWTAFASMFARISTVFPDKRHILTKLNTNLRYFPLYIVISESVIFLGTMALFFVFLLYTGYQFSWLILFVPVIYFIQVLFAYSLGFFLANFMVFLKDLRETIQVVLLFWFWFTPIVYVFDILPEFAKGVIVWNPMTAVVNGYQSIFVYNEVPGFMFLGYVLLISIFMLLLSFWVFNKLEKDIRDFM, encoded by the coding sequence GTGAATTTTAGCTTAATAATGGATTTTGCAAAACGCGATCTGACCGAGAGGTATTCAGGCTCTCTTTTAGGATTTTTATGGAATTTTATTTTCCCTCTTGCAAATATCATAGTATATACATTTATTTTTTCAAGCATTATGGGAGCAAAGCTTCCCGGCTCTTCTGATGTTTTCAGCTACGGGATATATATCTGCGCAGGAATTTTACCATGGACTGCTTTTGCATCCATGTTTGCACGAATTTCAACTGTTTTTCCTGACAAGCGACACATTCTTACAAAATTAAATACTAATCTTCGGTATTTTCCTCTTTATATTGTAATCTCAGAGAGTGTAATATTTCTTGGAACAATGGCTTTGTTTTTTGTTTTTCTTCTATATACAGGCTACCAGTTCTCCTGGCTTATTCTGTTTGTTCCTGTAATCTATTTCATTCAGGTTCTTTTTGCATATTCTTTGGGATTTTTTTTGGCAAACTTCATGGTATTTTTAAAAGATCTGCGTGAGACAATCCAGGTTGTACTCCTGTTCTGGTTTTGGTTTACGCCGATTGTATATGTGTTTGACATCCTTCCTGAGTTTGCAAAAGGAGTTATAGTGTGGAATCCGATGACAGCGGTTGTAAACGGCTATCAGTCGATTTTTGTCTATAATGAAGTGCCCGGATTTATGTTTTTGGGATATGTTCTGCTGATAAGTATTTTCATGCTTCTTTTGTCTTTTTGGGTATTCAATAAGCTTGAAAAGGACATTCGGGATTTCATGTGA
- a CDS encoding ABC transporter ATP-binding protein, which yields MITVKNVSKNYRIYHSPADRLKEIVTRKKYHKDLKALSGISFTVSDGETLGIVGENGAGKSTLLKILQGVIIPDEGEVSVTGKVTGLLELGTGFNSELSGVENIYMNGTMLGMSREELDAKKDEIINFTELGDAIYDPIKTYSSGMLMRLGFSIAIHADPACFLVDEALSVGDAYFQQKCMRAIQAFKEKGGSIIFVSHDMNAVRTLCDRTLFIDHGNLIDYGNTKDVVDFYQNKIIKKIHCGKAELNIKKADTENLEERSGMNTGEVELVSFKFLNEDNEEISSIESEKNVKIDYIIKTKKDLEEPHFGIIIRNYLGQTIFQIETDSMGLKPNKLSAFHLAHISFLLNFPLFPGKYSFSIGISNKGNGIGTFEEYLLTIYDLGILNVVPNRASILYSGIFNMKPKVELCYFE from the coding sequence ATGATAACTGTTAAAAATGTCAGCAAAAATTACCGGATATATCACTCTCCTGCAGACAGGTTAAAAGAGATTGTAACACGAAAGAAATACCATAAGGATTTAAAAGCGTTATCAGGCATCTCTTTTACAGTATCTGACGGGGAGACTCTTGGAATTGTCGGTGAGAACGGGGCAGGAAAGTCAACTCTTTTAAAGATTCTGCAGGGCGTAATCATTCCGGACGAGGGGGAAGTCAGCGTTACCGGAAAGGTAACCGGACTTTTGGAGCTTGGAACAGGCTTTAACAGTGAGCTTTCCGGTGTTGAAAACATCTACATGAACGGAACTATGCTTGGAATGAGCCGGGAAGAGCTTGACGCAAAAAAAGATGAAATTATTAATTTTACAGAGTTAGGGGATGCAATATACGATCCGATAAAGACGTATTCTTCCGGAATGCTGATGCGGCTTGGTTTTTCAATCGCAATTCACGCTGACCCTGCATGTTTTTTAGTTGACGAAGCACTCTCTGTCGGGGACGCATATTTCCAGCAGAAGTGCATGAGAGCGATTCAGGCGTTTAAGGAAAAGGGCGGATCTATTATCTTTGTCTCGCATGATATGAATGCTGTGCGAACATTATGTGACAGAACTTTGTTTATTGATCACGGAAATTTGATAGATTATGGCAATACAAAAGATGTTGTTGATTTCTATCAAAATAAAATTATTAAAAAGATCCATTGTGGCAAAGCAGAATTAAATATTAAAAAAGCTGATACTGAAAATTTAGAAGAAAGATCAGGTATGAATACGGGAGAAGTGGAACTTGTTTCTTTTAAATTTTTAAATGAAGATAATGAAGAAATTTCATCTATCGAAAGTGAAAAAAATGTGAAAATAGATTACATTATAAAAACAAAAAAAGATTTGGAAGAACCTCATTTTGGAATAATAATTCGCAACTACCTTGGCCAGACGATATTTCAGATAGAAACCGATTCAATGGGATTAAAGCCTAATAAATTATCAGCATTTCATCTTGCTCATATTTCGTTTTTATTGAATTTTCCTTTATTTCCAGGGAAATACTCATTCTCAATTGGTATATCTAACAAAGGGAATGGTATTGGAACTTTTGAGGAATATTTATTGACTATTTATGATCTTGGAATTCTCAATGTTGTACCAAATAGGGCATCAATATTATATTCGGGGATTTTCAATATGAAACCTAAAGTTGAACTCTGTTACTTTGAATGA
- a CDS encoding methyltransferase domain-containing protein — protein MEGISINSNKNIIHSFSRPLTSYGVGDSERCIEIPWAISQYKNEKVVLDIGYAHAEERYLKKLLDLHIPELHGLDIVDKNIDGIISHVSDIRKTEFFDDFFDLVFCISTIEHVGKDNKIYTGIISNQEKCGDIQALREIYRITKPGGKVVITVPYGKFHDYGWFIHYDKEKLHALTHSSPWQKSAESYYLYNNGWFNCGDKDLESILYKDNGAPAAAGLACIVLIKPSLKRNIFSLISRLGLKIK, from the coding sequence GTGGAGGGAATCAGCATTAATTCTAATAAAAACATTATCCACTCATTTTCAAGGCCTTTGACCTCCTATGGAGTTGGAGATTCCGAGCGATGCATTGAAATTCCATGGGCAATATCTCAATACAAAAATGAAAAGGTTGTATTAGATATTGGATACGCACATGCTGAGGAAAGATATTTAAAAAAATTACTTGATTTACATATACCCGAACTTCATGGACTTGATATTGTTGATAAAAATATAGATGGAATTATTTCGCATGTTAGTGATATTAGAAAAACAGAATTCTTTGATGATTTTTTTGATTTAGTTTTTTGTATTTCAACAATAGAACATGTTGGAAAAGATAATAAAATATATACTGGAATTATTAGTAATCAGGAAAAATGTGGAGATATTCAGGCCTTAAGAGAGATATATCGGATTACTAAACCTGGAGGGAAAGTAGTCATAACTGTACCATATGGTAAATTTCATGATTATGGTTGGTTTATTCATTATGATAAAGAAAAATTACATGCATTAACCCATTCCTCTCCATGGCAAAAAAGTGCTGAGAGTTATTATCTCTATAATAATGGATGGTTTAATTGCGGAGATAAAGATCTTGAATCCATATTGTACAAAGATAATGGAGCTCCTGCAGCAGCAGGACTTGCATGTATAGTATTAATTAAGCCCAGTTTAAAAAGGAATATATTTTCGTTAATTTCCCGTTTAGGATTAAAAATTAAATAA
- a CDS encoding class I SAM-dependent methyltransferase codes for MVDTESRLKTIESRIIANEQFMVDTESRLKTIESRIIANEQFMVDTESRLKSMDLKVDSLETQIIKLMADINLLNNLIIPDISIENSEFNIPVTDSFDYSNFEDMFRGSEQLIKKRQKIYLPLFKEKKIIVDLGSGRGEFLEILKEYGLDGMGVDFDDKMVTRCQKKGLNVKFGDIIEYLEGCLDESIDGIFSSQVIEHLTFEKMDRLIRIAFRKLKTDGIFVIETINPYNLLAFRLFYLDPSHQKPIFPEIVRFICCSSGFGHVKIRYLSEDIDLNDDSAVDSLNKWVNGDYAIIAKKGV; via the coding sequence ATGGTTGATACCGAATCCCGTTTGAAAACGATAGAATCACGGATAATTGCTAATGAGCAATTTATGGTTGATACTGAATCCCGTTTGAAAACGATAGAATCACGGATAATTGCTAATGAGCAATTTATGGTTGATACTGAATCCCGTTTGAAATCCATGGATTTAAAGGTTGATTCTCTTGAAACTCAAATTATTAAACTCATGGCAGATATTAATTTGTTAAATAATCTGATTATTCCAGATATCTCAATAGAAAATTCTGAATTTAATATTCCAGTAACAGATTCTTTTGATTATTCTAATTTTGAGGATATGTTCAGAGGCAGTGAGCAATTAATTAAAAAACGACAAAAAATATATTTGCCACTTTTTAAAGAAAAAAAGATTATTGTTGATTTAGGTTCAGGAAGGGGAGAATTTTTAGAAATATTAAAGGAGTATGGACTTGATGGAATGGGAGTAGATTTTGATGATAAAATGGTTACCCGATGTCAGAAAAAAGGTCTTAATGTTAAGTTTGGTGATATAATAGAATATTTAGAAGGTTGTCTGGATGAATCCATTGATGGAATTTTTTCATCTCAGGTTATCGAACACCTCACATTTGAAAAAATGGATCGGTTAATTAGAATTGCATTTCGCAAATTGAAAACGGATGGTATTTTTGTTATAGAAACTATAAACCCATATAATTTATTGGCTTTCCGTCTTTTTTATTTAGATCCATCTCATCAAAAACCAATCTTTCCAGAAATAGTTAGGTTTATTTGCTGTTCTTCAGGATTTGGGCATGTCAAAATAAGATATCTTTCTGAGGACATTGATCTTAATGATGATTCAGCTGTGGATTCTTTAAATAAATGGGTAAATGGTGACTACGCTATAATTGCAAAAAAAGGAGTCTAA
- a CDS encoding glycosyltransferase family 4 protein: MKIGINLIPLRPGKNGGMEVYLRNLLEQLFLIDNVNQYYLITAPYNDSTLNYSAPNCKKLRIHEGRGLIDLTSGLLSKFIPSHTYVDDPMTRIIKDNKIDLWFCPFLSLDPRPLNIPSIVTIPDLQHEYFPDYFSKEELELRRDYIQPSCEQATKIITISQFSKQSFIEKLGIKPEKIEVIYLAAGDNFGKNTDDQKKILNKYNLPEYYLLYPANAWPHKNHLNLIKGFNHYKKIYNDSLHLVLTGSDLKNNIAINDLISQYNLKESVHILNYIDKGDMPELFKNAKALIFPSLFEGFGIPLLEAMTVGCPVIASDTTSIPEIADNAAYLFEPTDPLSICDAIHKIVADEPLREELVSRGKERAILYSYEKVARMHLDLFTSVYNQYKDSNNSLKNECHYFHGLYSDGWFSKMKFVYCGKKRFRHLHIDLRSELPVKYPMKISIILNDKKINAIIPSLGIHSFDFEIPDIETTNTEYKIEIISKYSYSPKKLGINDDERKISIILDSLIMIDFNENSTEYVQRKVK, translated from the coding sequence ATGAAAATCGGAATTAATCTCATACCTTTAAGACCCGGAAAAAATGGAGGAATGGAGGTATATCTTAGAAATTTATTGGAACAACTCTTTCTAATAGATAATGTCAATCAGTATTACCTGATCACAGCACCTTACAATGATTCAACTCTTAATTATTCGGCTCCAAATTGTAAAAAATTGCGAATTCATGAAGGAAGAGGGTTAATTGATTTAACTTCAGGATTATTATCTAAATTTATTCCATCACATACTTATGTTGATGATCCGATGACCAGAATTATAAAAGACAATAAAATCGATTTATGGTTTTGTCCGTTTTTAAGTCTGGATCCGCGCCCATTAAATATCCCCAGTATTGTTACAATACCTGATCTTCAGCATGAATATTTTCCTGATTATTTTTCCAAAGAGGAACTTGAATTAAGAAGAGATTATATCCAACCTTCCTGTGAGCAGGCTACTAAAATTATTACAATATCCCAATTTTCAAAACAAAGTTTTATTGAAAAATTAGGAATTAAACCTGAAAAAATTGAAGTGATTTATCTTGCAGCCGGAGATAATTTTGGGAAAAATACTGACGATCAGAAAAAAATCTTAAATAAATACAATCTTCCTGAATATTATTTATTATACCCTGCAAATGCATGGCCTCATAAAAATCATTTAAATCTCATTAAGGGATTTAATCACTATAAAAAAATATATAATGACTCTTTGCATCTTGTTCTTACAGGAAGTGATCTTAAAAATAATATTGCAATTAATGATCTTATTTCACAGTATAATCTTAAAGAATCCGTTCATATTCTGAATTATATAGATAAGGGCGATATGCCTGAATTATTCAAAAATGCTAAAGCACTTATATTTCCATCATTATTTGAGGGATTTGGGATTCCTCTTTTAGAGGCAATGACGGTTGGCTGTCCTGTGATTGCCTCTGATACAACAAGTATACCTGAAATTGCAGATAATGCAGCATATTTGTTTGAACCGACAGATCCTCTGAGTATTTGTGATGCGATACATAAGATTGTGGCTGATGAACCTCTGCGTGAAGAACTAGTATCACGTGGAAAAGAAAGGGCGATATTATATTCATATGAAAAAGTTGCCCGAATGCATCTTGATCTTTTTACATCTGTATATAATCAATATAAAGATTCAAATAATTCATTAAAAAATGAATGCCATTATTTCCATGGTTTATATTCAGATGGATGGTTTTCCAAAATGAAATTTGTATATTGCGGGAAAAAAAGATTCAGACATTTACATATCGATCTTAGAAGCGAACTCCCTGTAAAATATCCAATGAAAATATCAATAATTCTAAATGATAAAAAAATTAATGCAATTATTCCGTCATTAGGTATTCATTCATTTGATTTTGAAATTCCTGATATTGAAACAACAAATACAGAATACAAAATCGAGATAATTTCCAAGTACTCATATAGTCCAAAAAAACTTGGTATCAATGATGATGAAAGGAAAATTTCAATTATTCTGGATTCATTAATTATGATAGACTTTAATGAAAATTCAACAGAGTATGTTCAAAGGAAAGTAAAATGA
- a CDS encoding glycosyltransferase family 2 protein — protein MNSEDLPLVTIVTPSYNQGRFIEETILSVLNQDYPNIEYIVMDGGSNDETLDILKKYDDKIVWVSEKDKGQTDAINKGLRIAKGEVLAYLNSDDTYLPGAISRAVRYFSENPDSKLLYGEGYHITAEGDIIERYPTEPYNFKHLAETCYICQPTTFWKREVIEDIGLFDESLHYAMDYDYWIRAAERYGKLDYMPEYLANSRFYQETKTMSKRVEAHAEILKVIKSHYGRGNVPLSWIYAYSHLYVDRFVSRDTKLKNALFIIGMTTVTTIKCLQFNRKFPFSEFHRWKDWYLKSFINKDMQ, from the coding sequence ATGAATTCAGAAGATCTGCCGCTTGTGACTATAGTTACACCTTCGTATAACCAGGGCCGGTTTATAGAGGAGACTATTCTCAGTGTTTTAAACCAGGATTACCCTAATATCGAATATATTGTGATGGATGGTGGTTCGAACGATGAAACGTTGGATATTTTGAAAAAATATGATGACAAAATTGTCTGGGTTTCAGAAAAGGACAAAGGACAAACCGATGCAATAAACAAAGGTCTTCGGATTGCAAAAGGTGAAGTTTTGGCTTATCTTAATTCAGATGACACATATCTTCCTGGAGCAATCAGTCGTGCAGTTCGTTATTTTTCAGAAAATCCGGACTCAAAACTATTATATGGTGAAGGCTATCATATAACTGCAGAAGGGGATATTATTGAAAGATATCCTACAGAACCCTACAATTTTAAACATTTGGCTGAAACCTGCTATATCTGTCAGCCTACGACATTCTGGAAACGCGAAGTTATTGAAGACATTGGATTATTTGATGAAAGTCTCCACTATGCAATGGATTATGATTATTGGATCCGTGCAGCTGAAAGATATGGAAAACTGGATTATATGCCGGAGTATTTGGCAAATTCCAGATTTTACCAGGAAACTAAAACCATGTCTAAAAGGGTAGAGGCCCATGCCGAAATTCTCAAAGTTATAAAAAGTCATTATGGGAGAGGGAATGTTCCGTTATCATGGATTTACGCATATTCTCATTTGTATGTAGATCGTTTTGTATCGCGTGATACCAAATTAAAAAATGCATTGTTTATAATAGGAATGACAACTGTGACTACGATAAAATGCCTCCAGTTTAATCGAAAATTCCCATTTTCGGAGTTTCATAGATGGAAAGACTGGTACCTTAAATCTTTTATAAACAAAGATATGCAGTGA